CTCATTGCCCGGGAATGTTTAGATAAAGTAGGAGGTTGGAGGCAAGATCTCCCCCGAATGCAGGACCGTGAGTTATGGATAAGATTAGCTCAACATTATGAATTTGCCTTTCTTAATCGAGTTCTTGCCAGAATACATATAGGACACGGCCCAAGGATTTCCGACAATTTCGCGAATCGTATGGAAGCCCAGAGGAAAATATATCTGGCTCATCGCCAACTTTTTTGGAAACATCGCAAAGCCCTTTCCGGATATTTTTTGAACTGGGGCTTCGAGTTGTTGGATAATGGATATAGATATCAAGCTATGGAGTTGTTTGTCAAAGCTGCGATCGCATGGCCTTTCAAGCATCAAACTTACATCGCATTATTGCTAGCGCTTAAAGGAAAGGAAAAAAATAATTCCTGATAATAAAAGATAGGATTGAAAGGCATTGAAGAGGAATTACACAAGGACAAAGAAAGAGGTCGAGCAAATCGCGATTCAGCGTGCCTCCTCTTCTATCTTTATAAGTCTCAAGCATGAGTGGGTGGATAAGGGAACTATATTGTATAAAGGAGTCCCTTTTGATGGAGAGACCATTATTGATGGCGATGTTCTGCAGAGATCCTTGATAGGTAAGTCGATCGATGAGAAAGTGGCCTATCTTCAATCACTCCAGGGCTTCTTCTCCGCCATTCTATTCAATGAAGATGAAGCTATCCTCTTTGTTGATCATGCCAGGAGCTTTCCTTTGTATTACTCTGTACTCGATGGAAAGTTGCTAATCGCTGATGATCCAGTTATGATTTATGAACCGAAAAGAGATGAATTCTCGGTTATATCCGCTTTGGAATTCTTATGCTTAGGCTATGTGACAGGAAAAGGCACATTGATAAAAAATATCAAGCAGGTCGAGGCAGGAAAATGCATAATCTTCAGGAATAGAAAAATAGAGAGCGTAGTCCACTCCCTCTTTCAACCTTGCATCAAGGGGACGATTTCGCCAGAGATATTTCACTCATCATTCTTAGAATCATTGGCAAGCAGTTTTTCCAGGTTAAAAGCATTCAGTCGAGGCAGAGAGCTCGTGCTTCCATTAAGCGGTGGCTATGATTCTCGGCTCATAGCTCTTTGCCTGCGGGAATTAGACTTTTCCAAAGTGATAACGTTTTCCTATGGCAGGCCTGGGAACAAGGATTCTGAGATAAGCAAAAGGGTTGCTGAGGCTTTGGGCTTCGACTGGTTCTTTATTCCTTATTCCAACGAGATGTGGCGCAAAGTGGCTAAATCCGAAAGCTGGTCTGAGTTTCAATCTATTGCCTTCCAATTTTCAAGCATTCCACACCTTCAGGACTTCCCTGCCATCGAATTTCTTTGTAAAGAAAAAGTGATAGGACCAGGAGCTGTCGTCATACCTGGTCATAGACCGCCGGGAGCTAAACCAAACAATCTCCCGGTGAAAGGAGGGATGGTGTCAATGCAGGATTTGGTGGATTCCATCATTTCCTTCCATTTCAATTTATGGACTTATCCTAGGGGCTCTGCTCTTGACAGCCTCTTCCGTTTGCGGCTAGTAGAGCAATTAGGTGGAAAATCCAGCATACCTTTGATAGAAGCGCTTTGCTTGAGGGGTCGTTGGTTCCATAACGAAAGATCCTCAAAGTTTATCGTTCATTCTGTGAGATGCTATGAGCATTTCGGGTTGAGATGGTGGCTTCCCCTGCTGGACAAAGGTTTTCTTTCCTTCTGGGAGAAAATGCATTTGAGTTGCAGGCAAAGTGAATGCTATTTTCGCTCAATTGGGCAGATAACAAAAGACCTCCTAGGCGATGTAAATTTTGGTGTGGCGGGTTGGAAGGATAGGATGGGATATGGCCTCTCCCCTGCACTCAGGATTAAAAATTCAAACTCCTTCATTAAAACTTCATTGAAATCGTTAATGAATCAAATTCTAAGAAAGCTGGGGCAAAAAGAACTTTTCGAGCGAATAGTGTATGAGGTTGGATATATAAGAAAAAGAGAGTATGAGGATAGCAACCACTCCTTCTTCGCCTTTGTGGATAAAAGAGACTTTATGGCCACTTTTACAGGCAAAGAGAACATAAATTCTTTTCTTGCTCTAGCATTGCTGAGAGGATTAATTAGGCCAGAATGCTTGGATGAAAGAGAGAAGGAGTATTTCAAGTGCATTAAGATATTCAAGTCTGATATGTTGGCTTATATGACCCGGAGCTTTCAATTGAAACCCTCATAGAAACATTAGGATGTGAACTAAGGCGCATCTTGCCCTGCTTTTGAACGTTCCCATCCAAGCGCAGCCCTTAACACCATAAGATAGGCGGCCTTTTGCCACGGATTGTGGGCGATGGAAGCGATGATGTGCCTCAACGCCTCGGCCTTTTCGCCGCAACTCATCTCATAATATCCGATTTGATTCAGGAGATTGGCGAGGGCTTTCCTATCCTTAAGAAATAATTCCCGATGTTTTTCTAGTATTATTCTTAAGGAATGCACATAATTCTTATTTCTCTCATAGGAATTCGATATCTGCCCTTTATGAAGATGGTAAACGGTCAAGGGCTCTTTGACATAAGCGAAACGAGTGCGCAGGGCGAGGCGCAAATATAGCTCCCAATCCTGTCCTAGTCGCAATCTTTCATCGAATCCACCCAATTCTAGAAGGACACTCTTCTCTACTATAAAAGAAGAAAGGGTGAACCTGGTTCCGTACAGAATATCTCCAACCAAGTACCCTTCTTTTCCATATGATGTGAAGCCTATAGACCTGCCGCTATCATCATCGAACCTTTCCGATTCTGTGTAACAAGCTCCATATCCAGGCCCATGATTTCCGAGACTTTTGATCTGTGCTTCGATCTTCCGCTCTCGCCACTCGTCATCACTATCAAGGAACGCCACATAGCGCCCCTTCGCCAGCATTATTCCCTCATTACGCGCTGCCGCCGAACCTCGATTGGCTTCGCATCTCACATAATTTATTCGAGGATCATGGAAGTAGGAAAGGACCGATCTCACATCTTCGGGGGAAGCATCGTCGACGACGATGATCTCAAGCGAATCATGGGTCTGAGCAAGTGCACTATCTATTGCTCGTTTCAAAAGGTCGACACGATTGTAGACTGGAATGATGACCGAGACAAGCTCCTCCTTTGCAACACTACTTTCCTTGCTCTGGCCTAGCATTATTACATCTCACCGGGTTTCGGCACCCTACCTTCTTATCGCTTTGAAATTCGCTATTAGGATTGCCCTGCCGCTCCAAATCGGTTGCTTTTGAATCCTCGTAAATCATATAATAAATTGCCGGAGTGCGGGCGTCGGGATTTGAACCCGAGTTTTAAGCTTGGCAAGCTTAAGTGATAACCAGCTACACTACGCCCGCAGGAAGCATCAGGCGGAATGAGGTAGTGCATTATAAACTTTTCAATTCTGGCACACTAAAATCCTCTCTCCTAACCGTTCGATTTAATTTTTTATCCGAGGACATCCTCTCTTTTATCTTTAAGAAAACTATTTCCACAGTCCTTGCAGAAATAGTCAGGTTGACCTTCCCATATTACACATCCTCCTAATACGAATTCTTCATCCCCACATTTTACAATCGTTTTTCCAGCTATTCTAAATATTTCGCTACCACGAGGTCTGGCTATCAGACCATAGCATATAGGAATCACATTGGACGAGCTGCAGGTGGGGCAATTCAACTTTTCCTCCGACATGCTTTTGATAATCAATGAACCGAGCCAAGGATTTCACTTAATACGGTATTATTATTTTTAATACTAAATTATAAGCAAATCATTTTTGGACGGCTATCAGCATATCGCCCACCCTTATAGTCTCCACGTCCTTGCCATGCAAGGTTAGCTGCTTCTCTATCTCGAACATATCTGCTTGCAGCTCGATTGTGACTCCATCATCCAATTTTAGAACGTATTTACCATCAGCAGGATTAAGGAACTCGGATGCATCGGCTTTCTTCAACTTCTCTGCTACCTCTCTAGCTCTCTCTTTGAAAGCAGGCCCTATCTTCGCAGGTAAAGGCTTTATGGCCACCGCCCTCTCGTCGATTCGAGCTTCAGTCGATATCCTGAGCTCTTTAGCTTTCAACGTTTCTTTGATCTCAGATTCGCTCCCCTCGATTAGATGAGCGTTTTTCCCAATGATCTCTACCGAGCTCAATTCCTCATTCAAGGCCATCTTCTTTTCCGCTTTCCAATTGCGCACGGCAGCTATCACATCCCGAACCAATATCCCTTTTTTCTCTGCCGTGTCATCCCATAAGGAAGAGAAGGGCCATTTCGAAACATGTATAGATTTGGCCTTATCAATCTTGGCGAAGTTTTCCTGATAGACTTCCTCTGTGACATGAGGGAGCAAGGGTGCCAGCATCTTCATTATGCCCAAGCACACCGTATAAAGCGTGAATCTCACGGCCTCATCCTTGGGGTCCTTGATCCTATGCTTGACCATCTCTATATAATGGTCAGCGAATTCGTGCCAGGCAAACTGTTCCACCACTCGCATCACTTTATCGAATTGGTATGAGTCGTAGTACTTGATCACTTCATTGTTCAGTTTGGTGAACTGGCTCAACATCCATTTGTCAACGGTCCTCAGGTCCTCACGTTGATATGGCTTCTTTTTTACCACCGAGCCCACGAATTTGCCCATGTTATAGAGTTTGGTGCAGAACTTTTTACCATGCACCACGTCTTTCTCCCTGAAAGCGTTATCCTCTCCCAAAGCGCAAGTGCAAGCATAATAGCGCAAGGCGTCAGCGCCATAATTTTCAAGAATGGGCATTGGGTCGATGACATTGTTCAATGAGGTGTGCATGGGCGTCCCATCGGGCGCCATTATGAATCCATGGATCATTATGTCATGCCAGGGCTTCGTTTGCGTAATGAGATACTCGCGCAGGATGGTGTAAAAGGCCCAGGTGCGAATGATGTCGTGTGACTGCGGTCTCATCGACATAGGATAAAGTCGCTGGAACATCGCCTCGTCTCTTAACCAGAAAGTATTATACAAAGGTGAGATGGAGGAATCCATCCAGGTGTCGAATACATCCT
This sequence is a window from Methanomassiliicoccales archaeon. Protein-coding genes within it:
- a CDS encoding asparagine synthase-related protein — its product is MDKGTILYKGVPFDGETIIDGDVLQRSLIGKSIDEKVAYLQSLQGFFSAILFNEDEAILFVDHARSFPLYYSVLDGKLLIADDPVMIYEPKRDEFSVISALEFLCLGYVTGKGTLIKNIKQVEAGKCIIFRNRKIESVVHSLFQPCIKGTISPEIFHSSFLESLASSFSRLKAFSRGRELVLPLSGGYDSRLIALCLRELDFSKVITFSYGRPGNKDSEISKRVAEALGFDWFFIPYSNEMWRKVAKSESWSEFQSIAFQFSSIPHLQDFPAIEFLCKEKVIGPGAVVIPGHRPPGAKPNNLPVKGGMVSMQDLVDSIISFHFNLWTYPRGSALDSLFRLRLVEQLGGKSSIPLIEALCLRGRWFHNERSSKFIVHSVRCYEHFGLRWWLPLLDKGFLSFWEKMHLSCRQSECYFRSIGQITKDLLGDVNFGVAGWKDRMGYGLSPALRIKNSNSFIKTSLKSLMNQILRKLGQKELFERIVYEVGYIRKREYEDSNHSFFAFVDKRDFMATFTGKENINSFLALALLRGLIRPECLDEREKEYFKCIKIFKSDMLAYMTRSFQLKPS
- a CDS encoding glycosyltransferase family A protein yields the protein MLGQSKESSVAKEELVSVIIPVYNRVDLLKRAIDSALAQTHDSLEIIVVDDASPEDVRSVLSYFHDPRINYVRCEANRGSAAARNEGIMLAKGRYVAFLDSDDEWRERKIEAQIKSLGNHGPGYGACYTESERFDDDSGRSIGFTSYGKEGYLVGDILYGTRFTLSSFIVEKSVLLELGGFDERLRLGQDWELYLRLALRTRFAYVKEPLTVYHLHKGQISNSYERNKNYVHSLRIILEKHRELFLKDRKALANLLNQIGYYEMSCGEKAEALRHIIASIAHNPWQKAAYLMVLRAALGWERSKAGQDAP